The Xanthomonas indica genome has a segment encoding these proteins:
- the nudE gene encoding ADP compounds hydrolase NudE has translation MPVIHAVRERSESATERRVEELDLEFSNGERRVFHRLKAPGHGAVVVVPMLDAQTVLLVREYAAGVHRYELGLVKGRIDAGETPLQAADRELKEEAGYGARQLRVLRAMTLAPTYMSHQSWLVLAQDLYPERLAGDEPEELEVVPWKLAELDQLMLREDFSEGRSLAALFIAREWLGRAE, from the coding sequence TTGCCGGTCATCCATGCCGTGCGCGAGCGCAGCGAATCGGCCACCGAGCGCCGGGTCGAGGAACTGGACCTGGAGTTCAGCAACGGCGAACGCCGCGTGTTCCACCGGCTCAAGGCGCCGGGCCACGGCGCGGTGGTGGTGGTGCCGATGCTGGATGCGCAGACCGTGCTGCTGGTGCGCGAGTACGCCGCCGGCGTGCACCGCTACGAGCTAGGCCTGGTCAAGGGCCGTATCGACGCCGGCGAGACGCCGCTGCAGGCGGCCGACCGCGAGCTCAAGGAAGAGGCCGGTTATGGTGCGCGGCAACTGCGCGTGCTGCGCGCGATGACCCTGGCGCCGACCTACATGAGCCACCAGTCGTGGCTGGTGCTGGCGCAAGATCTCTATCCCGAACGACTAGCCGGCGACGAGCCGGAGGAATTGGAAGTGGTGCCCTGGAAACTGGCTGAACTGGATCAACTGATGTTGCGTGAGGATTTTTCCGAGGGGCGTTCGCTGGCGGCGCTGTTCATCGCCCGCGAGTGGCTGGGTCGCGCCGAATGA
- a CDS encoding glucokinase family protein, giving the protein MSASSSSVAAAVPRAEPFIAADVGGTHVRIGLVARAAGADSAPAVDVLDYRKYRCADYPGLAEIIGEFLDQVQGPKPTRGVIASAGYALEDGRVITTNLPWTLSPPEIRERLGLTALPLVNDFEAVAYAAASMDASEVLHLAGPRKAQRGPALVIGPGTGLGAAVWIPTHGGAVVLATEAGHAALPVGNDLELALAQRLLRDRSYVPVEHFLSGPGLLNLYRVLCDLRGATPTHAAPSDITAAALAGDDPLAHEALSAFCGLLGSVVGDMALLYGVQGGIYLAGGFLPQIGAFLSASSFVERYLNKGAMRPALEQIPVKLVEHGQLGVIGAANWFLQQRD; this is encoded by the coding sequence GTGTCCGCAAGCAGTTCATCAGTGGCAGCGGCCGTGCCGCGCGCCGAGCCTTTCATTGCTGCCGATGTCGGCGGAACCCATGTCCGGATCGGCCTGGTCGCACGCGCTGCCGGCGCCGACTCTGCGCCGGCCGTCGATGTACTGGACTACCGCAAATACCGCTGCGCCGACTATCCCGGTCTGGCCGAGATCATTGGCGAATTCCTCGATCAGGTGCAGGGGCCGAAGCCGACCCGCGGCGTGATCGCCAGCGCCGGTTATGCACTCGAGGACGGGCGCGTCATCACCACCAATTTGCCGTGGACGCTGTCGCCGCCGGAGATTCGTGAACGCCTGGGACTGACGGCGCTGCCCCTGGTCAACGATTTCGAAGCGGTGGCGTATGCGGCGGCGTCGATGGACGCCAGCGAAGTGCTGCATCTGGCCGGGCCGCGCAAGGCGCAGCGTGGGCCGGCCTTGGTGATCGGCCCGGGCACCGGCCTCGGTGCCGCGGTGTGGATTCCGACCCACGGCGGCGCGGTGGTGCTGGCCACCGAGGCCGGCCATGCCGCGCTGCCGGTCGGCAACGATCTGGAACTGGCGTTGGCGCAGCGCTTGTTGCGCGACCGTTCCTATGTGCCGGTGGAGCATTTCCTGTCCGGCCCCGGTCTGCTCAATCTGTATCGCGTGCTGTGCGACCTGCGTGGTGCCACGCCCACGCATGCCGCGCCGAGCGACATCACCGCGGCGGCGCTGGCCGGCGACGATCCGCTCGCGCACGAGGCGCTGTCGGCGTTCTGCGGCCTGCTTGGCAGCGTGGTCGGCGACATGGCGCTGCTGTACGGCGTGCAGGGCGGCATCTACCTGGCCGGCGGCTTCCTGCCGCAGATCGGCGCGTTCCTGTCCGCGAGCAGTTTCGTCGAGCGCTACTTGAACAAGGGTGCGATGCGGCCGGCGCTGGAGCAGATCCCGGTGAAGCTGGTCGAACACGGCCAGCTTGGGGTGATCGGCGCGGCGAACTGGTTCCTGCAGCAGCGCGACTGA
- the bioA gene encoding adenosylmethionine--8-amino-7-oxononanoate transaminase produces the protein MLSDLTAAQMADAWRQRDLAVLWHPCTQMREHPDTLPLIPITRGEGAWLIDHGGRRYLDAVSSWWTNLFGHGEPRIAAAIAAQATQLEQVMLAGFSHEPAVLLAEQLLALAPRQEGRAPLAKVFYADNGSAGVEVALKMAFHYFQNRGEPGRTRFVALENGYHGETIGALAVGDIPLYRRVYAPLLAEALFAPSPDAYQAAPGQSARERADAAADALADLFDRHPGEICAVILEPRLQCAGGMRMHDPAYLRRARELCDANGAFLIADEIATGFGRTGTLFACEQAGVMPDLLCLSKGLTGGFLPLSAVLATQHLYDAFLDDSRERAFLHSHSYTGNPLACAAALASLRILQEDDVIARNRSTAETMRALSAPFAEHAHVADVRQAGMVVAFELTRNGDKRTPFPAAARVGLHAYRAALARGVVLRPLGDVLYWMPPYCVDAAQLALLAETTLAAIDEAVACA, from the coding sequence ATGCTATCAGACCTGACCGCAGCACAGATGGCCGACGCGTGGCGCCAGCGCGACCTGGCCGTGCTCTGGCACCCGTGCACGCAGATGCGCGAGCACCCCGACACCCTGCCCCTGATCCCGATCACACGCGGTGAAGGCGCCTGGCTGATCGACCACGGCGGCCGCCGCTACCTGGATGCGGTGAGCAGCTGGTGGACCAACCTGTTCGGCCACGGCGAACCGCGCATCGCCGCGGCCATCGCCGCCCAGGCCACGCAGCTGGAACAGGTGATGCTGGCCGGTTTCAGCCACGAACCGGCGGTGCTGCTGGCCGAACAGTTGCTGGCACTGGCGCCGCGCCAGGAGGGCCGCGCGCCGCTGGCCAAGGTGTTCTATGCCGACAACGGCTCGGCCGGCGTGGAAGTGGCGCTGAAGATGGCCTTCCATTATTTCCAGAACCGCGGCGAACCCGGGCGCACCCGCTTCGTCGCGCTGGAGAACGGCTACCACGGCGAGACCATCGGCGCACTGGCGGTCGGCGACATCCCGCTGTACCGGCGGGTGTATGCGCCGCTGCTGGCCGAGGCGCTGTTCGCGCCCTCGCCCGACGCCTACCAGGCCGCGCCCGGGCAGAGCGCGCGCGAACGCGCCGATGCCGCCGCCGATGCGCTGGCCGACCTGTTCGACCGCCATCCCGGCGAGATCTGCGCGGTGATCCTGGAGCCGCGCCTGCAGTGCGCCGGTGGCATGCGCATGCACGACCCGGCCTATCTGCGCCGGGCGCGCGAACTGTGCGACGCCAACGGCGCCTTCCTGATCGCCGACGAGATCGCCACCGGCTTCGGCCGCACCGGCACCCTGTTCGCCTGCGAGCAGGCCGGGGTGATGCCGGACCTGCTGTGCCTGTCCAAGGGCCTGACCGGCGGCTTCCTGCCGCTGTCGGCGGTGCTGGCCACCCAGCATCTCTATGACGCCTTCCTCGACGACAGCCGCGAGCGCGCCTTCCTGCATTCGCACAGCTACACCGGCAACCCGCTGGCCTGCGCGGCGGCGCTGGCGTCGCTGCGGATCCTGCAGGAGGACGATGTGATCGCGCGCAACCGCAGCACCGCCGAAACCATGCGTGCGCTGTCGGCGCCATTCGCCGAGCATGCGCACGTGGCCGACGTGCGCCAAGCCGGCATGGTGGTGGCGTTCGAACTCACCCGTAACGGCGACAAGCGCACGCCCTTCCCGGCGGCGGCGCGCGTGGGCCTGCATGCCTACCGTGCCGCGCTGGCGCGCGGCGTGGTGCTGCGCCCGCTGGGCGACGTGCTGTACTGGATGCCGCCCTACTGCGTGGATGCCGCGCAGCTGGCGCTGCTGGCCGAGACCACGCTGGCGGCGATCGACGAGGCGGTGGCATGCGCCTGA
- a CDS encoding glycosyl hydrolase family 18 protein has protein sequence MMKRFAGLLFALALACAPAMAKNPTALFYLMNTQKSTNSFLAHLDKIDVVVPTWYGVDQSGLVNGTPNLYLYEIAKQHKLRVMPILSMTAGRDGFHKLLHDEDAKQRMIAALLIHGRKHGYYGFQFDFESIAWTDRDAYSLMVKQTAEALHKAGFKLSVAVVPNAPGYAEGGAFAKWMWEYWRGAYDLKALSASADLISLMTYDQHTRWTTPGPVDGMVWMKKHLDYALTQVPKDKLSLGIATYGYRWYTGNPVKPDGTEASNITADYIDADESFPLAVEQNATVQWDPVEQESWFYFYRDDMREWVFRPDARSFRARYDLVKQYGLEGFSCWVLGAEDPKVWDELPTAAR, from the coding sequence ATGATGAAGCGTTTCGCAGGGCTGCTGTTCGCCCTCGCCCTGGCCTGCGCCCCGGCCATGGCCAAGAACCCGACTGCGCTGTTCTATCTGATGAACACGCAGAAATCGACCAATTCGTTCCTGGCCCACCTCGACAAGATCGATGTGGTGGTGCCGACCTGGTACGGCGTGGACCAGAGCGGCCTGGTCAACGGCACCCCGAACCTGTACCTGTACGAGATCGCCAAGCAGCACAAGCTGCGGGTGATGCCGATCCTGTCGATGACCGCCGGCCGCGACGGCTTCCACAAGCTGCTGCACGACGAGGACGCCAAGCAGCGCATGATCGCCGCGCTGCTGATCCACGGCCGCAAGCACGGCTATTACGGCTTCCAGTTCGATTTCGAGAGCATCGCCTGGACCGACCGCGACGCCTACTCGCTGATGGTCAAGCAGACCGCCGAGGCGCTGCACAAGGCCGGTTTCAAGCTGTCGGTGGCGGTGGTGCCGAACGCACCGGGCTATGCCGAGGGCGGCGCATTCGCCAAGTGGATGTGGGAGTACTGGCGCGGCGCCTACGACCTCAAGGCGCTGAGCGCCTCGGCCGACCTGATCAGCCTGATGACCTACGACCAGCACACCCGCTGGACCACGCCCGGCCCGGTGGACGGCATGGTGTGGATGAAGAAGCACCTGGACTACGCGCTGACCCAGGTGCCGAAGGACAAGCTGTCGCTGGGCATCGCCACCTATGGCTACCGCTGGTACACCGGCAATCCGGTCAAGCCCGACGGCACCGAAGCCTCCAACATCACCGCCGACTACATCGACGCCGACGAGTCGTTCCCGCTGGCGGTGGAGCAGAACGCCACCGTGCAATGGGATCCGGTGGAGCAGGAGTCGTGGTTCTATTTCTACCGCGACGACATGCGCGAATGGGTGTTCCGCCCGGACGCGCGCAGCTTCCGCGCCCGCTACGACCTGGTCAAACAGTACGGCCTGGAAGGCTTCAGTTGCTGGGTGCTGGGCGCCGAAGATCCCAAGGTCTGGGACGAACTGCCGACCGCGGCGCGCTGA
- a CDS encoding TonB-dependent receptor has protein sequence MNSRTTTLAISIMAALYLSGNAAAQEAPAPANADSKNVQQLDAITVTGYRASLEKSQSVKRSANSIVDAISAEDIGKFPDTNAAESLAHLPGISVDRQFGEGEKVSINGTDPALNRVLLNGQTIASGDWGGNPTDTSGRTFNYTLLSPEIIGLMEVYKTPEARIDEGSIGGTVIVHTRKPLDLPKNTIRGSIGYNYNDRSEEGNPRGSALWSWKNDDETFGALISATHDKQDLSRAGIEFFGYNTGSGISPTANISGDGGNVATAKIPVGINSAFFQQTRERNGLQGALQWKPNDQNEFNLTGIYIKGKYNNFSESRYVCPGCGDQDKITSATVQNGYITQATVTDGAGNGKQPYAQLDTNYRESTVTTKSLNLRHDFYGDKWVFTTQAGTTEATGGKNPEYLMKFLLKDGGYNFGYDGSHTDVNYDNGSAANWGLVGSPAGLDAGSTDASAMQAGGIYYAKSTDKEKYFQFDAARDLDWGPLNKLQVGYKYINHDNGVDARGNRINTTDAISLTDFSPGTTPSGLYDGLGASGDLTNWSTANLNSVISYLRGQPQGPYKIDYGSSFDVKEITSDLYAQLNFESGAWRGNLGVRYVDTKDKSLYWQSNDGGATYNQTQVTKQYYKPLPSFNLAYDLDTDKVLRFSVAKVMARPRYGDLAGSFTINSSNGNLTASGGNPDLKPYESTNYDLAAEWYFAPSSMLSAELFYRDISSYIVTTTTQQQLTDAVSGVSGLYSVSSPINASDAKVKGASLNYQQAFGYGFGLQANYTYATADASTGLNLPYLSKNTYNVIPYWENGPWMVRLNYSYRSKYFTQVGRLNSQVFTDEYKQLDLTASYEVNDWMSVSFSATNLLDSTYYWYNEVKYAPIGMYKNGRGYQAQLNFKF, from the coding sequence ATGAATAGCCGCACCACGACCTTAGCCATCAGCATCATGGCCGCGCTGTACCTGTCCGGTAACGCCGCCGCGCAGGAAGCGCCCGCTCCCGCCAACGCGGATTCCAAGAACGTCCAGCAGTTGGATGCCATCACCGTCACCGGCTACCGCGCCTCGCTGGAGAAGAGCCAGTCGGTGAAGCGCTCGGCCAACTCCATCGTCGATGCGATCAGCGCCGAAGACATCGGCAAGTTCCCGGACACCAACGCCGCCGAGTCGCTGGCGCACCTGCCGGGCATCAGCGTGGACCGCCAGTTCGGCGAAGGCGAGAAGGTCAGCATCAACGGCACCGACCCGGCGCTGAACCGCGTGCTGCTCAATGGCCAGACCATCGCCTCGGGCGACTGGGGCGGCAACCCGACCGACACCAGCGGCCGTACCTTCAACTACACCCTGCTGTCGCCGGAAATCATCGGCCTGATGGAGGTCTACAAGACCCCGGAAGCGCGCATCGACGAAGGCTCGATCGGCGGCACCGTGATCGTGCACACCCGCAAGCCGCTGGACCTGCCGAAGAACACCATCCGCGGCTCGATCGGCTACAACTACAACGACCGTTCGGAAGAAGGCAATCCGCGCGGCTCGGCGCTGTGGAGCTGGAAGAACGACGACGAGACCTTCGGCGCGTTGATCTCCGCCACCCACGACAAGCAGGACCTGTCGCGCGCCGGCATCGAGTTCTTCGGCTACAACACCGGCTCGGGCATCTCGCCGACCGCCAACATCTCCGGCGACGGTGGTAACGTCGCGACCGCCAAGATCCCGGTCGGCATCAACAGCGCCTTCTTCCAGCAGACCCGCGAGCGCAACGGCCTGCAGGGCGCGCTGCAGTGGAAGCCGAACGATCAGAACGAGTTCAACCTGACCGGCATCTACATCAAGGGCAAGTACAACAACTTCAGCGAATCGCGCTACGTCTGCCCGGGCTGCGGCGATCAGGACAAGATCACCAGCGCCACGGTGCAGAACGGCTACATCACCCAGGCCACGGTCACCGATGGCGCCGGCAACGGCAAGCAGCCGTATGCGCAGCTGGATACCAACTACCGCGAAAGCACCGTCACCACCAAGAGCCTGAACCTGCGCCACGACTTCTATGGCGACAAGTGGGTGTTCACCACCCAGGCCGGCACCACCGAGGCCACCGGCGGCAAGAACCCCGAGTACCTGATGAAGTTCCTGCTGAAGGACGGTGGCTACAACTTCGGTTACGACGGCAGCCACACCGACGTCAACTACGACAACGGCAGCGCCGCCAACTGGGGCCTGGTCGGTTCGCCGGCCGGCCTGGACGCCGGCTCCACCGATGCGTCGGCGATGCAGGCCGGCGGCATCTATTACGCCAAGAGCACGGACAAGGAGAAGTACTTCCAGTTCGATGCCGCGCGCGATCTGGACTGGGGTCCGCTGAACAAGCTGCAGGTCGGCTACAAGTACATCAACCACGACAACGGCGTCGACGCCCGCGGCAACCGCATCAACACCACCGATGCGATCTCGCTGACCGACTTCAGCCCCGGCACCACCCCGAGCGGCCTGTACGACGGTCTGGGTGCCAGCGGCGACCTGACCAACTGGTCGACCGCCAACCTCAACTCGGTGATCAGCTACCTGCGCGGCCAGCCGCAGGGTCCATACAAGATCGACTACGGCTCCTCGTTCGACGTCAAGGAAATCACCAGCGACCTGTACGCGCAGTTGAACTTCGAGTCGGGCGCGTGGCGCGGCAACCTGGGTGTGCGCTATGTGGACACCAAGGACAAGTCGCTGTACTGGCAGAGCAATGACGGCGGCGCCACCTACAATCAGACGCAGGTGACCAAGCAGTACTACAAGCCGCTGCCGAGCTTCAACCTGGCCTACGATCTGGACACCGACAAGGTGCTGCGCTTCTCCGTGGCCAAGGTGATGGCACGTCCGCGCTACGGCGACCTGGCCGGTTCGTTCACCATCAACAGCAGCAACGGCAACCTGACCGCCAGCGGCGGCAATCCGGACCTGAAGCCCTACGAGTCGACCAACTACGATCTGGCCGCCGAGTGGTACTTCGCGCCGTCCAGCATGCTGTCGGCGGAACTGTTCTACCGCGACATCAGCTCGTACATCGTCACCACCACCACGCAGCAGCAGCTGACCGACGCGGTGTCCGGGGTGAGCGGCCTGTACTCGGTGAGCTCGCCGATCAACGCTTCCGACGCCAAGGTCAAGGGCGCCTCGCTGAACTACCAGCAGGCGTTCGGCTACGGCTTCGGCCTGCAGGCGAACTACACCTACGCCACCGCCGACGCCAGCACCGGCCTGAACCTGCCGTACCTGTCGAAGAACACCTACAACGTGATCCCCTACTGGGAAAACGGTCCGTGGATGGTGCGCCTGAACTACAGCTACCGCTCCAAGTACTTCACCCAGGTCGGCCGCCTGAACTCGCAGGTGTTCACCGACGAGTACAAGCAGTTGGATCTGACCGCCTCGTACGAGGTCAACGACTGGATGAGCGTGAGCTTCAGCGCGACCAACCTGCTCGACTCGACCTACTACTGGTACAACGAGGTCAAGTACGCGCCGATCGGCATGTACAAGAACGGCCGCGGCTACCAGGCGCAGCTGAACTTCAAGTTCTGA
- a CDS encoding alpha-L-fucosidase, with translation MTTETRPRADRPRHAGAARQTLASALALILALTALPAGAADAPSPTAPTATTLSPEQIDQQWLQATAKYAPERARLVREANDGARGGPFRPDWTSLKQYRSPSWYDNAKFGIFIHWGVFSVPAFGNEWYSRNMYQQGSKDYLHHRETYGPQSRFGYKDLIPLFTAPKFDPQAWATLFRESGARYVVPVAEHHDGFAMYDSQLSDWTAVKMGPKRDVIGELSKAIRAQGLHFGLSSHRAEHDWFFDGGRQFDSDVNDPRYAGLYGPAQVRLPGKDDADVTNDWTPVSQAWLDDWLARTTELIDRYDPDLIYFDWWIAHPTFRGTLPTMLSYYYNHGAAKGGVVVNYKLGAFPEGAGTLDIERGQLTGIHPTHWQTDTSVSNASWGYVENDTYKTPTFIIHMLVDVVSKNGNLMLNIGPRADGSIPDTERAILLSIGTWLKTNGEAIYDSTPWRTYGEGPTEVVGGTFQDTKTKPYTPEDFRFTTGHGALYAIELGWPADGQAVIRSLKPADGVRGVTLLASGKPVPFEQRADGLHLRLPAKPAGEHAYVFRIDLSSPTPPTDPSR, from the coding sequence ATGACGACCGAGACCCGCCCCCGTGCGGACCGACCCCGCCACGCCGGAGCCGCACGCCAGACCCTGGCCAGCGCGCTGGCCCTCATTCTTGCGCTGACGGCCCTGCCCGCCGGCGCCGCGGACGCGCCGTCGCCAACCGCGCCCACCGCCACCACCCTCAGTCCGGAACAGATCGACCAGCAGTGGCTGCAGGCCACCGCCAAGTACGCGCCCGAACGCGCGCGCCTGGTGCGCGAAGCCAACGATGGCGCGCGCGGCGGACCGTTCCGACCCGACTGGACCTCGCTCAAGCAGTACCGCTCGCCGTCCTGGTACGACAACGCCAAGTTCGGCATCTTCATCCATTGGGGCGTGTTCTCGGTGCCGGCCTTCGGCAACGAGTGGTACTCGCGCAACATGTACCAGCAGGGCAGCAAGGACTACCTGCATCACCGCGAGACCTACGGCCCGCAGTCGCGCTTCGGCTACAAGGACCTGATCCCGCTGTTCACCGCGCCCAAGTTCGATCCGCAGGCCTGGGCCACGCTGTTCCGCGAATCCGGCGCCCGTTACGTGGTGCCGGTGGCCGAGCACCACGACGGCTTCGCGATGTACGACTCGCAGCTGTCGGACTGGACCGCGGTCAAGATGGGTCCCAAGCGCGACGTGATCGGCGAGCTGTCCAAGGCGATCCGCGCGCAGGGCCTGCATTTCGGCCTGTCCTCGCACCGCGCCGAGCACGACTGGTTCTTCGACGGCGGTCGCCAGTTCGACTCCGACGTCAACGACCCGCGCTACGCCGGCCTGTACGGCCCGGCACAGGTCCGCCTGCCGGGCAAGGACGACGCCGACGTCACCAACGACTGGACGCCGGTGTCGCAGGCCTGGCTGGACGACTGGCTGGCGCGCACCACCGAGCTGATCGACCGCTACGACCCGGACCTGATCTATTTCGACTGGTGGATCGCGCACCCGACCTTCCGCGGCACGCTGCCGACCATGCTCTCGTACTACTACAACCATGGCGCCGCCAAGGGCGGCGTGGTGGTGAACTACAAGCTCGGTGCCTTCCCCGAAGGTGCCGGCACGCTCGATATCGAGCGCGGCCAGCTCACCGGCATCCATCCCACCCACTGGCAGACCGATACCTCGGTCAGCAACGCCTCGTGGGGCTATGTCGAGAACGACACCTACAAGACGCCGACCTTCATCATCCACATGCTGGTGGACGTGGTCAGCAAGAACGGCAACCTGATGCTCAACATCGGGCCGCGCGCCGACGGTTCGATCCCGGACACCGAACGCGCGATCCTGCTGTCGATCGGCACGTGGCTCAAGACCAACGGCGAGGCGATCTACGACAGCACGCCGTGGCGCACCTACGGCGAAGGCCCCACCGAAGTGGTCGGCGGCACCTTCCAGGACACCAAGACCAAGCCCTACACGCCCGAGGATTTCCGCTTCACCACCGGCCACGGCGCGCTGTATGCGATCGAGCTGGGCTGGCCGGCCGACGGCCAGGCCGTTATCCGCTCGCTCAAGCCGGCCGACGGCGTGCGTGGCGTCACCCTGCTCGCCAGCGGCAAGCCGGTGCCGTTCGAGCAGCGCGCCGACGGCCTGCACCTGCGCCTGCCGGCCAAGCCGGCAGGCGAACACGCCTACGTGTTCCGCATCGACCTGTCCTCCCCCACCCCGCCAACGGATCCCTCCCGATGA
- a CDS encoding 16S rRNA (uracil(1498)-N(3))-methyltransferase has protein sequence MRLTRCHVDLPLHAGAELSLPEDVANHLLRVLRLREGDPCVLFNGDGSDYHAELLQAGKRNASVRIGAARPADNESPLAITLLQGVARGEKMDLILQKATELGVAAIVPVWAERTEVKLDAARVDKRVAHWRSVVIAACEQSGRARVPQLSAPLALADAARAAAHSPCRLTLDPQGEHRLRTLEISGDAATIAIGPEGGWSPRDRATLEAAGFVGLRLGPRILRTETAGLAAIAALQAHHGDL, from the coding sequence ATGCGCCTGACCCGCTGCCATGTGGACCTGCCGCTGCATGCCGGCGCCGAGCTGAGCCTGCCGGAGGACGTCGCCAACCATCTGCTGCGCGTGCTGCGGCTGCGCGAAGGCGACCCCTGCGTGCTGTTCAACGGCGACGGCAGCGATTACCACGCCGAACTGCTGCAGGCCGGCAAGCGCAACGCCAGCGTGCGCATCGGTGCGGCGCGGCCGGCCGACAACGAGTCGCCGCTGGCGATCACCTTGCTGCAGGGCGTCGCGCGCGGCGAGAAGATGGACCTGATCCTGCAGAAGGCCACCGAGCTCGGCGTCGCCGCGATCGTGCCGGTGTGGGCCGAGCGCACCGAAGTAAAGCTGGACGCGGCGCGAGTGGACAAGCGCGTGGCGCACTGGCGCAGCGTGGTGATCGCGGCCTGCGAACAGTCCGGTCGCGCGCGCGTGCCGCAACTGAGCGCGCCGCTGGCCCTGGCCGACGCCGCGCGCGCCGCCGCGCACAGCCCATGCCGGCTGACCCTCGACCCGCAGGGCGAACACCGCCTGCGCACGCTGGAGATCAGCGGCGACGCGGCAACGATCGCGATCGGCCCGGAAGGCGGCTGGTCGCCGCGCGACCGCGCCACGCTGGAGGCGGCCGGCTTCGTCGGCCTGCGCCTGGGGCCGCGCATCCTGCGCACCGAAACCGCCGGCCTGGCCGCGATCGCGGCGCTGCAGGCGCATCACGGCGACTTGTGA